In Salvelinus fontinalis isolate EN_2023a chromosome 25, ASM2944872v1, whole genome shotgun sequence, one genomic interval encodes:
- the LOC129823159 gene encoding protein shisa-2, giving the protein MVGMWGGGGLPMSVTVVVTLLLAIIDVKASGEYCHGWHDTQGTWREGFQCPEKFDAEDAIICCGKCELRYCCSRNEARLDQGTCDNDKQAQQPGTDSKENKETGAVPIYVPFLIVGSVFVAFVLVGSVVAVCCCHCLRPKQELSSGGGGGGGSGGGRLLETIPMMASVGTSRGSSSRQSSTATSSSSSAPPAQVPRPAPQPMMRAQASCCLPPDASVFVNMPTNFSVLNCQQATQIMPHQGQFIHPQYIGYATHHMSPPQGVYLDPTQGGYRQLQSPYPPPTSVASVTSEQKYPPVTV; this is encoded by the exons ATGGTCGGGATGTGGGGTGGCGGAGGTCTCCCAATGTCTGTCACCGTGGTTGTGACTCTGCTCCTGGCTATTATTGACGTGAAGGCGAGTGGGGAGTACTGTCACGGTTGGCATGACACCCAGGGCACATGGAGAGAGGGCTTCCAGTGTCCGGAGAAGTTCGATGCTGAGGATGCCATCATCTGCTGCGGGAAATGCGAGCTGCGGTACTGTTGCTCCAGGAATGAAGCACGGCTGGACCAGGGGACTTGTGACAACGACAAGCAAGCCCAGCAACCGGGCACCGACAGCAAAGAGAACAAGGAGACGGGCGCAG TACCCATCTACGTTCCCTTCCTGATCGTGGGCTCTGTGTTCGTGGCTTTCGTCCTGGTGGGTTCCGTGGTTGCTGTTTGTTGTTGCCACTGTCTCCGCCCCAAACAGGAACTGTCGTCAGGGGGCGGGGGAGGAGGCGGGTCTGGTGGCGGCCGTCTCCTGGAGACCATTCCCATGATGGCTAGCGTGGGCACGTCTCGCGGTTCCTCTTCCCGCCAATCAAGCACGGCCACCTCGTCCAGTTCCTCTGCCCCTCCTGCCCAGGTGCCTCGCCCGGCCCCTCAGCCCATGATGCGTGCCCAGGCCTCCTGCTGTCTCCCTCCAGACGCCAGTGTCTTCGTCAACATGCCGACCAACTTCTCCGTGCTCAACTGCCAGCAGGCCACCCAGATCATGCCCCACCAGGGACAGTTCATCCACCCCCAGTACATCGGCTATGCCACCCACCACATGTCCCCACCCCAGGGGGTCTACTTGGACCCCACCCAGGGGGGCTACAGACAGCTGCAGTCCCCCTACCCCCCACCCACCAGTGTGGCCAGTGTCACCAGCGAGCAGAAGTACCCTCCAGTAACAGTTTAA
- the spice1 gene encoding spindle and centriole-associated protein 1 isoform X2, translating into MSFTRVGRLQHGQGKRPAVRPKKANAPKREWVSTVHDLSVHKASPEELSRRHEMHRSQNRVVAQWELRERALRHRRKKGLPGSPAPLDRASLNIIREVFSDQFQLQDVLARSDRAMAVVKDLFGDAPRRQTGFPSVTMAPDCGSDSDLPVLQKPEAPTQLSLLSQSMMDPQALNELEDSVEDHSDEETGHSASVSFNSNMDTSYKVYTRKVKAKPCTRGGKQQRPQCISNLQGEGGDSPPQTPSASGGTQVQAALNGTVKVQRLRSRQPQPQPEPEEPFTLVTQVLNPDPPLTRSGRKSRSSKASRGRSTESGLDGSTLSSLSGNLSSLGLLQGLLGQVVTELDGLEPEEPPRAPGAGEGEGTTGPKHSTHGLTGFSVALVSTLGRLARLLRQREEEAQREGKERRRLEEEVKEQRGLIDALTAETLTLREESAALQAGLQQRACDLEQRLDTVVLVLGGLGVLGGDGDYEPQKTGSIATGSEWAPSYDADAPVPSYEQNQIGLTLNPAVLLSPPRQRDNRPHGHTSAVRSLSLHHLPSLPVTRGSCDDLQTISSAPNLFSLPLHPLQLPPQTPPPLLCDPSQGAMLSQIAELTRQNTLIRNQLGQFHPATPPSGSEICEGQSSGRESVSSSTGRLTPQQGMEKRGFAPSSTGRTTPQREAGRERGTWFCGGEQQTQQSVVSEGKGCESSVEQRLLELNRQSAAARSRLLELIEQQRQSSSSARVSPSVSPIPPLSAGLSPESSMLLPEQDPSPLVSGGSRWSAGGVSPQSLGGQSRGSRTPVDKLKGEGWFALSTHVR; encoded by the exons ATGTCGTTTACGAGGGTGGGCCGCTTACAGCACGGTCAAGGAAAACGACCCGCTGTGCGTCCCAAGAAGGCCAATGCCCCGAAGAGAGAGTGGGTG AGCACCGTCCATGACCTCTCTGTACACAAGGCTTCACCGGAGGAGCTG agtCGTCGTCATGAGATGCACCGGTCCCAGAACCGAGTGGTGGCCCAgtgggagctgagagagagagctctgagaCACAGGAGGAAGAAGGGCCTCCCTGGTAGCCCAGCTCCGCTAGACCGCGCCAGCCTCAACATCATCAGAGAG GTGTTCTCAGATCAGTTTCAACTGCAGGACGTTCTGGCCCGGTCAGACAGAGCCATGGCTGTGGTCAAAGACTTGTTTGGCGACGCACCTCGCAGGCAGACCG GGTTCCCCAGTGTTACCATGGCTCCAGACTGTGGCTCTGACTCAGACCTGCCTGTCCTCCAGAAACCAGAGGCCCCAACACAGCTCTCCCTCCTCAGCCAGTCCATGATGGACCCACAG gcTCTGAATGAGCTGGAGGACTCTGTTGAAGACCATAGTGATGAAGAAACTGGCCATTCTGCCTCTGTCAGTTTCAACTCCAACATGGATACCAG TTACAAGGTGTATACCCGGAAAGTGAAAGCCAAGCCTTGTACTAGAGGAGGGAAGCAGCAAAGACCCCAGTGTATCTCCAACCTCcagggggaaggaggagacagCCCCCCTCAGACTCCCAGTGCCTCAGGGGGAACCCAAGTACAAGCAG ctctaaATGGCACAGTAAAAGTCCAGCGGTTGCGTTCCAGacagccccaaccccagcctgAACCTGAGGAGCCTTTCACCTTGGTCACTCAGGTCCTgaacccagaccctcctctcacCCGCTCAG gCAGGAAGAGCCGGTCCTCGAAAGCCAGTAGGGGGCGCAGTACTGAGTCAGGTCTGGATGGCTCTACCCTCAGCTCTCTGAGTGGGAACCTGTCCAGCCTGGGGCTGCTGCAGGGCCTGCTGGGTCAGGTGGTGACAGAGCTGGATGGCCTTGAGCCAGAGGAGCCTCCCAGAGCCCCAGGagcaggggaaggagaggggacgaCGGGGCCAAAGCACAGCACACACGGCCTCACAGGTTTCTCTGTGGCTCTGGTGTCTACACTGGGCCGCCTGGCTAGACTACTCAGACAG agagaggaggaggctcagagggagggaaaggagaggaggaggctggaggaggaggtgaaggagcagagagggctgatAGACGCCCTCACCGCAGAGACCCTGACCCTGAGAGAGGAGAGCGCCGCCCTGCAG GCAGGTCTGCAGCAGCGAGCGTGTGATCTGGAACAGAGGCTGGACACAGTGGTGCTGGTTCTGGGGGGATTGGGGGTACTAGGAGGAGACGGGGACTATGAGCCCCAAAAGACTGGCAGCATAGCTacag GCAGTGAGTGGGCACCGTCCTATGATGCAGACGCTCCTGTACCCTCCTATGAACAGAATCAGATTGGTCTCACTCTCAACCCTGCTGTGCTGCTCTCTCCACCACGTCAGAGAGACAACCGGCCACACGGTCACACTTCAG CTgttcgctccctgtctctccaccaccttccctctctccctgtgacCCGCGGCTCCTGTGACGACCTCCAGACCATCAGCTCCGCCCCCAATCTCTTCAGCCTGCCCCTACACCCCCTCCAGCTGCcaccccagacccccccccctctcctctgcgATCCGTCCCAGGGTGCCATGCTGTCTCAGATTGCTGAGCTGACCCGTCAGAACACTCTCATACGGAATCAGCTGGGGCAGTTCCACCCCGCTACTCCTCCCTCCGGGTCAGAGATTTGTGAAGGTCAGAGTTCAGGCAGGGAGTCTGTCTCCAGCAGTACAGGGAGACTGACTCCCCAACAGGGCATGGAGAAGAGAGGCTTCGCTCCCAGCAGCACAGGCAGAACAACACCCCAGcgtgaggcagggagagagagggggacatggTTCTGTGGTGGAGAGCAGCAAACACAGCAG TCTGTGGTTAGTGAGGGCAAAGGCTGTGAGAGCAGTGTGGAACAGCGTCTCCTAGAGCTCAACAGGCAGAGTGCAGCAGCCAGGAGCAGACTGCTGGAGCTTATAGAACAACAGAGACAAAGCTCCTCCTCAGCCAgagtctccccctctgtctcccccataCCTCCACTGTCGG CAGGACTGAGCCCAGAGTCGTCCATGCTGCTGCCTGAACAGGACCCCTCCCCCCTGGTCAGTGGAGGTAGTAGATG GTCTGCTGGTGGGGTCTCTCCACAAAGCCTTGGAGGACAGTCCAGAGGCAGCAGGACTCcg GTGGACAAGCTGAAAGGAGAAGGCTGGTTTGCGTTGTCCACACATGTAAGATGA
- the spice1 gene encoding spindle and centriole-associated protein 1 isoform X1 — protein MSFTRVGRLQHGQGKRPAVRPKKANAPKREWVSTVHDLSVHKASPEELSRRHEMHRSQNRVVAQWELRERALRHRRKKGLPGSPAPLDRASLNIIREVFSDQFQLQDVLARSDRAMAVVKDLFGDAPRRQTGFPSVTMAPDCGSDSDLPVLQKPEAPTQLSLLSQSMMDPQALNELEDSVEDHSDEETGHSASVSFNSNMDTSYKVYTRKVKAKPCTRGGKQQRPQCISNLQGEGGDSPPQTPSASGGTQVQAALNGTVKVQRLRSRQPQPQPEPEEPFTLVTQVLNPDPPLTRSGRKSRSSKASRGRSTESGLDGSTLSSLSGNLSSLGLLQGLLGQVVTELDGLEPEEPPRAPGAGEGEGTTGPKHSTHGLTGFSVALVSTLGRLARLLRQREEEAQREGKERRRLEEEVKEQRGLIDALTAETLTLREESAALQAGLQQRACDLEQRLDTVVLVLGGLGVLGGDGDYEPQKTGSIATGSEWAPSYDADAPVPSYEQNQIGLTLNPAVLLSPPRQRDNRPHGHTSAVRSLSLHHLPSLPVTRGSCDDLQTISSAPNLFSLPLHPLQLPPQTPPPLLCDPSQGAMLSQIAELTRQNTLIRNQLGQFHPATPPSGSEICEGQSSGRESVSSSTGRLTPQQGMEKRGFAPSSTGRTTPQREAGRERGTWFCGGEQQTQQSVVSEGKGCESSVEQRLLELNRQSAAARSRLLELIEQQRQSSSSARVSPSVSPIPPLSAAGLSPESSMLLPEQDPSPLVSGGSRWSAGGVSPQSLGGQSRGSRTPVDKLKGEGWFALSTHVR, from the exons ATGTCGTTTACGAGGGTGGGCCGCTTACAGCACGGTCAAGGAAAACGACCCGCTGTGCGTCCCAAGAAGGCCAATGCCCCGAAGAGAGAGTGGGTG AGCACCGTCCATGACCTCTCTGTACACAAGGCTTCACCGGAGGAGCTG agtCGTCGTCATGAGATGCACCGGTCCCAGAACCGAGTGGTGGCCCAgtgggagctgagagagagagctctgagaCACAGGAGGAAGAAGGGCCTCCCTGGTAGCCCAGCTCCGCTAGACCGCGCCAGCCTCAACATCATCAGAGAG GTGTTCTCAGATCAGTTTCAACTGCAGGACGTTCTGGCCCGGTCAGACAGAGCCATGGCTGTGGTCAAAGACTTGTTTGGCGACGCACCTCGCAGGCAGACCG GGTTCCCCAGTGTTACCATGGCTCCAGACTGTGGCTCTGACTCAGACCTGCCTGTCCTCCAGAAACCAGAGGCCCCAACACAGCTCTCCCTCCTCAGCCAGTCCATGATGGACCCACAG gcTCTGAATGAGCTGGAGGACTCTGTTGAAGACCATAGTGATGAAGAAACTGGCCATTCTGCCTCTGTCAGTTTCAACTCCAACATGGATACCAG TTACAAGGTGTATACCCGGAAAGTGAAAGCCAAGCCTTGTACTAGAGGAGGGAAGCAGCAAAGACCCCAGTGTATCTCCAACCTCcagggggaaggaggagacagCCCCCCTCAGACTCCCAGTGCCTCAGGGGGAACCCAAGTACAAGCAG ctctaaATGGCACAGTAAAAGTCCAGCGGTTGCGTTCCAGacagccccaaccccagcctgAACCTGAGGAGCCTTTCACCTTGGTCACTCAGGTCCTgaacccagaccctcctctcacCCGCTCAG gCAGGAAGAGCCGGTCCTCGAAAGCCAGTAGGGGGCGCAGTACTGAGTCAGGTCTGGATGGCTCTACCCTCAGCTCTCTGAGTGGGAACCTGTCCAGCCTGGGGCTGCTGCAGGGCCTGCTGGGTCAGGTGGTGACAGAGCTGGATGGCCTTGAGCCAGAGGAGCCTCCCAGAGCCCCAGGagcaggggaaggagaggggacgaCGGGGCCAAAGCACAGCACACACGGCCTCACAGGTTTCTCTGTGGCTCTGGTGTCTACACTGGGCCGCCTGGCTAGACTACTCAGACAG agagaggaggaggctcagagggagggaaaggagaggaggaggctggaggaggaggtgaaggagcagagagggctgatAGACGCCCTCACCGCAGAGACCCTGACCCTGAGAGAGGAGAGCGCCGCCCTGCAG GCAGGTCTGCAGCAGCGAGCGTGTGATCTGGAACAGAGGCTGGACACAGTGGTGCTGGTTCTGGGGGGATTGGGGGTACTAGGAGGAGACGGGGACTATGAGCCCCAAAAGACTGGCAGCATAGCTacag GCAGTGAGTGGGCACCGTCCTATGATGCAGACGCTCCTGTACCCTCCTATGAACAGAATCAGATTGGTCTCACTCTCAACCCTGCTGTGCTGCTCTCTCCACCACGTCAGAGAGACAACCGGCCACACGGTCACACTTCAG CTgttcgctccctgtctctccaccaccttccctctctccctgtgacCCGCGGCTCCTGTGACGACCTCCAGACCATCAGCTCCGCCCCCAATCTCTTCAGCCTGCCCCTACACCCCCTCCAGCTGCcaccccagacccccccccctctcctctgcgATCCGTCCCAGGGTGCCATGCTGTCTCAGATTGCTGAGCTGACCCGTCAGAACACTCTCATACGGAATCAGCTGGGGCAGTTCCACCCCGCTACTCCTCCCTCCGGGTCAGAGATTTGTGAAGGTCAGAGTTCAGGCAGGGAGTCTGTCTCCAGCAGTACAGGGAGACTGACTCCCCAACAGGGCATGGAGAAGAGAGGCTTCGCTCCCAGCAGCACAGGCAGAACAACACCCCAGcgtgaggcagggagagagagggggacatggTTCTGTGGTGGAGAGCAGCAAACACAGCAG TCTGTGGTTAGTGAGGGCAAAGGCTGTGAGAGCAGTGTGGAACAGCGTCTCCTAGAGCTCAACAGGCAGAGTGCAGCAGCCAGGAGCAGACTGCTGGAGCTTATAGAACAACAGAGACAAAGCTCCTCCTCAGCCAgagtctccccctctgtctcccccataCCTCCACTGTCGG CAGCAGGACTGAGCCCAGAGTCGTCCATGCTGCTGCCTGAACAGGACCCCTCCCCCCTGGTCAGTGGAGGTAGTAGATG GTCTGCTGGTGGGGTCTCTCCACAAAGCCTTGGAGGACAGTCCAGAGGCAGCAGGACTCcg GTGGACAAGCTGAAAGGAGAAGGCTGGTTTGCGTTGTCCACACATGTAAGATGA